In the Terriglobales bacterium genome, ATGGCGCAGCGGAAGGCGAGGTCGTTGAGCTCGGCGGCGGTGGAGCGGTTGACGTCGTTCTCCAGGCCGAGCAAGAGCGGCGGCAGATCGAAGGCGTCGGCGATGACGCGCAGCAGGAGCTCCTGCCAGCGCAGGCGAAGGTCGTCGTCGTTGCCCGAGCCGAAGCGCAGCACTTCCGGGCGATGCTCGACGGAGAGAATGGGCACACGGCCCGTGCCTTCGATCTCGTCCTGCCACCAGCGAATCAAACGCTCCTGGTGCGCGGGCGTGAGCTCCTGCAGCCAAAGGGCGTACTGCACCACCGAGTTCGAAGCCAGGCGCGCGGCGTAACGGTGCGCGCCGAGGAAGGCGTTGATGGTTTCGAACGCGACCTCGAGGCGGCCGAGGCCGAAGGGCGTGTGGGTGCGCGGATTCAGGCGGATGTAGATGAGCTCGTCGTCGTTGAGGTCGATGTGGGCCTCGGGGCCGAAGCGACCGGTGGCCTGGGCGTAACGCGGCGAGTCGGGGCGACCGTCCCAGTCGGGACGCAGGCGGATGGTGGCGCCATCGACCGGCCAGAGGACCAGCGGGCGTTCCGGATCTGCGGTGCGCTGCACTTCGATGGCGCCGAAGCCGCCGACGATGACGTCTTCGAGGACCTGCTCGGCGAGCGAGCGGAAGCTGTCGTCGGGGTTGGGGACGTCGAAATTGTCGGTGAGCGCGCGCAGGCGGCGTGTGCCTTCGAAGAGATTGTCGAGGGAGCGGCCGTTGCGCGGCTGGATGCGCCAGCGCATGCCGGCCACGCGGTCCTTGATGGTGTTGATGGCCTTGCGCGCCACCGGCGTCTCGGCGAAACGGCGCAGGTTGTGCGGCGTGGGCTTGGGAAGACGCTCGGGACGCGGCCCATGCGCCGAAAGGACGGACGGCAGGGGCAGCGTGCGGCGGCCTTCGGGCGCGCGAGCGCCGGCGATGCGGCGCAGCGCGCCGCGGACGAGGGATGGAATGTTCATGGTCTTGATTTCGCCGCGGATGAACGCGGGGCAAAGTCTTTTTCACCACAGAGACACGGAGAGACGGAGACAGGTCAGTTCAGAACAAACGCATGGGCGTGATCGAGAGCCAGAGGCCGAAGATCAGCACGGTCGCGAGAGCCAGGAGAACGCGACCACGGCCCTGGCCGGCGACGGCCGTGGCGAGGGCGACGAACAACGGAATCATGGCCGCGCCGGAGAAGTCGTCATAGAAGCTGCGGTTGCTATAACGGAACTCGGCAAAGAACTCCACCAGGTACATCACAAAGCTGGCCGAGGCGCCGAAGTAGCCAACGAAGAGCGCGAGGCGGCGCCAGCGCGAACCCTCGTGCTCCGGTGGCCGCAGCAGCCGCTGCCAGCCGAAGCCGAGCAGGCCGGCCGCCAGCAGGTGAAACATCCAGGGCACGAGATCGAAGCCAGGGCCGGACATCAGACGTGCAGTTCCTTCCGCACACGGTCGGCGATCTCCGGGAGCGCAGCCGTGGTCGCGACCGTGATGCGGGCCTGGGCGAGGACGTCGAGCGCATAGGCGACAGGCTCGCTCGAGCCGTCGAAATCGTTCTCCACAATCGTGGTCAGCTCGGACCTGGCCTTTTCCAGGCGCGCGATGCCTTCCGCAACCTGCGGGAAGCTGAAGGCCAGGAGCTTGGCGGCGTTCGGGTCCGACTTGAGCGAGAGCGCGTGGAACATCTTGACGACGCCGTTGGGCTGGTAGCCGCAGTCGATGACCAGCGGGTCGCCGGCGCGGGTGTATTTGGCGGCGGCGATCTTCTTGCGCATGAGCGGCCAGACGCCGGCGTGCTCGAAGGCCGCCTGCATGCGGCGGAAGATGCGCGAGCGGGCGGCAGGCTCGCGCGCGACGATAACACGGCGCGGCGATTCCAGGTACATCTCCGCCAGGCGAGCGAGTTCCTGTGCCGGTGATTCGGCTTCGAGTGCCTTCGAAGGCGAAAGCTGCAGCGAGCCCGAAAGTGAATCTTTCAGGCGAGCCAGCAGGGCTTCGCGATCGGCGGCGTCTTTGAGCTTGCTGCGCAGCTCGGCTTCGAGGGCCTGGAGCATCTCCAGGTCGGCTTCGGGATCGAGGCAGCGCAGGCGGCGCCAGTCACGGGCGAACTGAACGCCGGCGAACCCGCTGGAGGATTCCAGCAGGACCACGCCGACGTTGACGAACTCGTCCTTCACCGCGTCGGGAACGTAGCGGAGGAGGAAGAATTCGAGTTGCTTGCGTTCCGCCATCAGTCGTCAGTCTTCAATCGTCAGCAAAGACCTTAACCACAGAGGACACAGAGGGACACAGGGGCAAAATCAATTTACTCGCCTTCGTTTTGTGACTCCTCCGTGTTCCTCTGTGGCCTCCGTGGTTAAGCATCAGTCTTTCCACTGCGGGAACGGGTCGCGGGCTGAGCGGCGGAACCCGGTAATGAGTTCGCGCACGCGCGGGCGGCGCTTAACCAGTTCCGCGACCAGCTTCTCCATCGCCTCCCAGTTCCCTTCATACCACTCGGGTGGAACCTCCGCTGCCAGTTCGCCCAGAGCCGCCGAGTCCAGAGCTTCGAGGCGCGAGAGCCAGGGCTCGAGCGATTCCCAGCCGCGGATGCCGGCGTACACGGCATTGGAGGCGTGGACGCCGCGCAAGGGCGAATCGGGAAAGTTCCATTCGCCGGCGTTGAAGCAGTAGCCCTGGTCGATGAAACAGACCGTGTACTTGCGCTGTTTGGGCTCGCGCCAATAGACCGCCTGGCGGCCGTTGGCGTTGCAGGTCCACTTGTCCAGCGCCAGCACGCCGGCGAAGGCGGCCAGGTTGCGAACTTTTTCCAGCAGCACCTCCGGCAGATAGTCGAAGACCTGTCCCGCCGCCGGGTCCACGGCGTAACGCGAACCGAATTGTAGTCCCGGGCGGCAGGGCAACGCCTTCCCAGCCAGCTGCACGGTCAGGTCCGGGGTGTGGGCGATGAGCCATTCCGAGACCTCGAGGACGGCGGGCACGGGCACCGGCAAGCCCAGCCGCTCCGCCAGCCGTGTAGCAAGCAATTCGTTGGCCAGAACCCGTAGATGCTGCGGGTTGTTCTGGAACTTGACCACGTAGAAGTGTCCGTCTGAGGCGCGCATGAGGTGCGCCTGCGCGCCGCCACGCAGCCGGCGAACGTGTTGGACGGCGTGAATGGCCAAGCGGCGGATTGTAGCGCGGTTGTTGGCCACAGAGACGCGAAGTCACAGAGTTGTTCGGCCCCTTCGCCAGCAACCGTAGGTCCGTGGTACGGAGATCCCTCGGACGACAACACACTACCGTTCCGGGAGGGCGGCCAGTTCGAGATTCCCGGTGTGGGAATCGAGGCCGGGTAGCTCACTGCGAACGGCGAGGGCGATGGCCATGGCCAGGACGCAGTCGTCGTTGGCGCCGGGGAGGGCGCCGGCAGAGCCCTCGGGGCGGCGGACGAAGGTGCGGCACTCCTCCAGCAGGCGCCGGCTGGAGAACAGATGCGGCGCGACGCCCAGCACCGCGCCCAGATTCTCGATCATGGGAGGGCGGGTAAGCGCCGACGTCAGCCAGCCCAGTTGGCTCCCCTTCTGGTACAGGTGATGATAGTGCTCCGCCATCTGCAGATAGGCGAGCACGGCGTGACCGTGGTTGTTGCGCTCGACGGCGACCAGGGCCTGGTTGTATTCCCGAGCGAGCGCGGCGACACGCGCGGCCAGCTCCGCGGGCGGAAAGTGTCCGCGCAAATCAGCGCACTGCAGGGCTTTTTCGCGCTCGATGACCTGGGCACAGGCGTAGTCGCCTTCGGCGCCGCCGCCGGCGGGATCGACGCCAATGATGTACTGGCGTCCGGGGACCGGCGGCCAGAAAACCTGCAGGCGTCCGCTGTCCCGCGATTCGGCGGGCTCGGGACACTCCGCCAACCGGCGCTCGACCACTTCCAGATCGAAGACGCATTCGCGCGAAGCGAGGAAACAAGAGTGCGGGTCTTCGGCAAACTCCTGCGGAGCAAGCGCGCGGAAGTTGGAGCGCAGCTCGCGGCGATAGGCGATCTGGCCGGGCCGGAGGCCGAAGCGCTCGATGAGTTCCTGCTCTTCGGGGGTCAGCGGGCCGGGGTCGGCGACCTCCTTGGTGTATCCGGGCTCCCACCACCAGGGAAAGAAGTGGCGGGCGTAGCTGGTCTCTTCGGCGCGCTGCCATTCGTCGTAGAAGACGGAGCCAGCGCCGGCGGGCGTGGATTCCAGCACGATCTCGCCGGCGGGCGGCACGGCGGCGCGCAGCGACGCCAGAGTCTCCGCGGCCGGGCCGGGCCAGCGGGCCACCTCCGATCCGTGGAGATGACGGATGGTGAGCCCGCGACCGGCGTTGGGGTCCGCCGCCGTCTCCACGCGGTACTCGCTGTCGAGCGCCGGCAGGACGATCTGGCGGACGTTGGCGCGCGAAGTACGCAGCGCGCCCACGCGCAACCGCGGAGGCAGGTTCGCCATGAAGCGGTGCACGATGCGGAAAATCTCCTCGGCCGAAGTCTGGTCGTGCGCCACCTGCACCGCGATGGTACCCGGGCGGGTGATGACGCTGAGAAAGATGCGGCCCGCGATCCAGGTGGTGACGCCCATCTGGCGCGCCTTGAGCACCAGATTGCGGCTGCCGGCATTGCGTTCGTACTGCTGCTGCACGCGGTTGGCGGCGAGCGGCACCAACTGGCCATCCTTGTTGCGGACGTGCAGGAGCGCGGCCATCACGCGGGAGCGGATCCCCGGCTGCAATTCCAAGCGGCGGCCGAGCGCGAGCAGGCAGTCGAGGTCGTCCTGCCACCAAGAGCGGAGCGCAGAGGCGGCAGCCGGGATGGGAAGAGCAACGGCTACCACCGGATCACCCGCGGCACGGTGGCCGGGCCCGCGGGGGGTGGCGCTTCTTTAAGCGCCACCAGCACCTGGGCGTAGTCGCGGTCGGAGGTGTCCGAAGTGACGTCCACGCTGTCGGTAGTGCCGGTGAAGATGCGGATTCCACTGCGGACGTGCATGTTCGATGCGGCGCTTGCGCCGGTCGTGCCGTTTGCCGTGAGCTGCGTGTAATCCGCGTCCCAGGTGTAGGCGTCAGTGTCGGGGCCTTCCCCGGCCAGGGCATGCACCCAGAGATACTCCTGGGCGGACAAGCTGCCGAGGGAGATGGCGGCGGGGTCAGCGCCGTCGGTGGGCAGCGTACTCTTGCCGGCGACGCTGACCACGTTGGTGGAGGTGATGGTGAACTCCCAGCAGGAAGCGGCTTTGGCGGTGACGCTTGAGTCCGAGGTGAACGTGATCGTGCCGCCGGAGTTGAGCTGCGTGGCCACCTTGCTGAAGAAGATGGAGGCATTGGCGCCGCCGCCGGCAGAGCCTTGTGCGTTCTCGAATTCCGTGGCTCGGGTGTAGGTATTAGACGCCGAATCCGAAACCGACCAGTGCGTGGTCTCGGCGTCGGCGGTGTCCAGGTTGTCGGCCGCCAGCGCGCACACGATGACGTTGTTCGCTTCCGCGGCGGCGGTGGTGGTGATGGTGAGGTTGCTGGTGCCCGCGCTCTTCGCCTGGTTCGAGCCCAGCGAGCCAGCGCTCGCCCATGAGGCCAAGGCAGGCAAAGGGAAAATGACAAGTGCAAAGTGAAAAAAGAAGACAAGGGAGGCAAGCGGCATTTTGCCTTTTTCATTTTTCATTTTGCATTTCCTCAGTCGATCCATTCTTCGAACCACGCGCGGGAGATCTCCTGACTCTCGCGGCGGGCGCAGGCTACAGCCGCGACCCGGTGCCTCGATCCCGGTGAGTAGCTGTCAAGCAGGCGGGCGAGCTTCACCGAAGAAGTGCCGGGTGCAAAGCTTTCCGGCGCGCCGCGCTGTCCGTCGAGCGTGACCTCGAGGCTGGTGATGGACCAGCCTGCGGGCGCGGTGACGGCCAGCGTGATGCGCTGGCCGCGCGCCAGCACGTGATGAGAGAAGTCCCATCCCCAGTCCGTGTCGGCGGGCAGCGGAGCGCGGGCTTCCGGCGCCGGGTAGGGCACGGAAGGCGCGGGGACCGCGCCCTCCCAGGCGGGCTTGTCCGGCGGCGGGGAGCCCTGGATCTCGAGGTCCCAGTTCTTGTCAGTCATGAGTGAAGAAACAGCGTTTGGAATCGACGAATTGCCGAATTGAATGACTACATCGCGCGACGCGCGGTGACTTCCACTCCCAGCAATGCGGCGGTAGCGGCGAGCGTGTCGGAGGCGTTGGCGGGGTCACGGCCCACGCGCAGGTACATGGTTTCGCCAGGCGCACACCCGGAAATGGTGGCACCGGTGAGCACCGCGGAGTTCCGCTGGTTAGCGGTGGCGTTATTGGCGTCGGCGACGGTCTGCTCGCTGTTGTACGTGGGGCTGAGCAGATCTTCGCCGTCGGCCAGGCATGCGGTACGGAGCGTCCAAACCACGGAATTGGTCGAGGCAGAACCGGAAAACCAGATGAACTTCACGTCGACGCCGCCGGTCGAGGTCCAGTCGGCGGGCAAGGTGACGTGGAAGGTGGCGGTGAGGGCGGAGCCATCGGCGAAGTCGAGCGCGCCAAAGCGGTGCGGCGACGTACCGTAGCAGGAGGCCGCGGGGGCACTCGAGGTGGGCAGATCGAAGCTGGGGGCTGCGGTCGAGTTGTTGCAGCCTGCAGCCGAAAGCCAGAACCTGGCAGGATAGCTCACGGTGTTGCCGGCGGCTTCGGCATCAAGCGTCTTGTTGGTGAGCGTGTCGGCGGTGTCGCGTCCCACGATGGTGTCGCTGGAGGTGAAGGGGACCATGTTGGCGGTGGGGCCGATCCCGGTCTCAACATACAGATTCTTGATCGACGCTGCGGCCGTGCCCATGTCGTACGTATTGTCTTCGTT is a window encoding:
- a CDS encoding phage portal protein — translated: MNIPSLVRGALRRIAGARAPEGRRTLPLPSVLSAHGPRPERLPKPTPHNLRRFAETPVARKAINTIKDRVAGMRWRIQPRNGRSLDNLFEGTRRLRALTDNFDVPNPDDSFRSLAEQVLEDVIVGGFGAIEVQRTADPERPLVLWPVDGATIRLRPDWDGRPDSPRYAQATGRFGPEAHIDLNDDELIYIRLNPRTHTPFGLGRLEVAFETINAFLGAHRYAARLASNSVVQYALWLQELTPAHQERLIRWWQDEIEGTGRVPILSVEHRPEVLRFGSGNDDDLRLRWQELLLRVIADAFDLPPLLLGLENDVNRSTAAELNDLAFRCA
- a CDS encoding DUF3037 domain-containing protein, whose amino-acid sequence is MAERKQLEFFLLRYVPDAVKDEFVNVGVVLLESSSGFAGVQFARDWRRLRCLDPEADLEMLQALEAELRSKLKDAADREALLARLKDSLSGSLQLSPSKALEAESPAQELARLAEMYLESPRRVIVAREPAARSRIFRRMQAAFEHAGVWPLMRKKIAAAKYTRAGDPLVIDCGYQPNGVVKMFHALSLKSDPNAAKLLAFSFPQVAEGIARLEKARSELTTIVENDFDGSSEPVAYALDVLAQARITVATTAALPEIADRVRKELHV
- a CDS encoding HipA family kinase, giving the protein MANNRATIRRLAIHAVQHVRRLRGGAQAHLMRASDGHFYVVKFQNNPQHLRVLANELLATRLAERLGLPVPVPAVLEVSEWLIAHTPDLTVQLAGKALPCRPGLQFGSRYAVDPAAGQVFDYLPEVLLEKVRNLAAFAGVLALDKWTCNANGRQAVYWREPKQRKYTVCFIDQGYCFNAGEWNFPDSPLRGVHASNAVYAGIRGWESLEPWLSRLEALDSAALGELAAEVPPEWYEGNWEAMEKLVAELVKRRPRVRELITGFRRSARDPFPQWKD